In one window of Pseudomonas putida DNA:
- a CDS encoding MFS family transporter produces the protein MTAVHYTGEERKSRIFAIVGASSGNLVEWFDFYVYAFCAIYFAPAFFPSDDPTVQLLNTAGVFAAGFLMRPIGGWIFGRLADRHGRKNSLMISVLMMCAGSLLIACLPTYSSIGTWAPALLLFARLVQGLSVGGEYGTTATYMSEVALRGQRGFFASFQYVTLIGGQLLAVLVVVILQQLLTEEELRAWGWRIPFVVGAVAALISLMLRRSLKETSSAETRQDKDAGSVSGLFRNHAAAFITVLGYTAGGSLIFYTFTTYMQKYLVNTAGMNAKSASFVMTGALFLFMILQPLFGMLSDRIGRRNSMLLFGALGTLFTVPLLMALKTVTSPFMAFVLVTLALCIVSFYTSISGLVKAEMFPPQVRALGVGLAYAVANAVFGGSAEYVALGLKTLGMENTFYWYVTAMMAVAFLFSLRLPKQAAYLHHDH, from the coding sequence ATGACCGCAGTCCATTACACGGGCGAAGAGCGCAAAAGCCGTATCTTCGCCATCGTCGGGGCATCTTCCGGCAACCTGGTGGAGTGGTTCGACTTCTATGTCTATGCCTTCTGCGCCATTTACTTCGCCCCGGCGTTCTTCCCCTCCGACGACCCCACCGTGCAGTTGCTCAACACAGCCGGTGTGTTCGCCGCAGGCTTTCTGATGCGCCCCATCGGTGGCTGGATTTTCGGCCGCCTGGCCGACCGTCACGGGCGCAAGAACTCGTTGATGATCTCGGTGTTGATGATGTGCGCAGGCTCGTTGCTGATCGCCTGCCTGCCGACCTATTCGAGCATCGGTACCTGGGCGCCGGCACTGCTGCTGTTTGCGCGGCTGGTCCAGGGCCTGTCGGTCGGCGGTGAGTACGGCACCACCGCGACCTACATGAGTGAGGTGGCCCTGCGCGGCCAGCGTGGATTCTTCGCCTCGTTCCAGTACGTCACCCTGATCGGCGGCCAGTTGCTGGCGGTGCTGGTGGTGGTGATCCTGCAGCAATTGCTCACTGAAGAAGAACTGCGCGCCTGGGGCTGGCGCATTCCGTTCGTGGTCGGCGCCGTCGCCGCGCTGATTTCGCTGATGCTGCGCCGATCGCTGAAAGAGACCAGCAGTGCCGAGACTCGCCAGGATAAAGATGCCGGCAGCGTCAGTGGCCTGTTCCGCAACCACGCCGCAGCCTTCATCACGGTGCTGGGCTATACCGCTGGCGGTTCGTTGATCTTCTACACCTTCACCACCTACATGCAGAAGTACCTGGTCAACACGGCCGGCATGAACGCCAAGAGCGCCAGCTTCGTGATGACTGGCGCGCTGTTCCTGTTCATGATCCTGCAGCCACTGTTCGGCATGTTGTCCGACCGTATCGGCCGACGTAACTCGATGCTGTTGTTCGGCGCGCTGGGCACTCTGTTCACCGTGCCGTTGCTGATGGCGCTCAAGACCGTGACCAGCCCGTTCATGGCCTTCGTGCTGGTGACCCTCGCGCTGTGCATCGTCAGTTTCTATACCTCCATCAGCGGCCTGGTGAAGGCCGAGATGTTCCCACCTCAGGTGCGTGCCTTGGGTGTGGGCCTGGCCTATGCCGTGGCCAACGCGGTCTTCGGCGGTTCGGCCGAATACGTCGCCCTGGGCTTGAAGACGCTGGGGATGGAGAACACTTTCTACTGGTACGTGACCGCCATGATGGCGGTGGCCTTCCTGTTCAGCCTGCGCCTGCCCAAGCAGGCGGCGTACCTGCACCATGATCACTAA
- the pcaF gene encoding 3-oxoadipyl-CoA thiolase encodes MMRDVFICDAIRTPIGRFGGALAGVRADDLAAVPLKALVERNPQVRWDQLDEVFLGCANQAGEDNRNVARMALLLAGLPESIPGVTLNRLCASGMDAVGTAFRAIASGEMELAIAGGVESMSRAPFVMGKAESGYSRNMKLEDTTIGWRFINPLMKAQYGVDAMPETADNVADDHRVSRADQDAFALRSQQKAAAAQAAGFFAEEIVPVRIVHKKGETLVEQDEHLRPDTTLEALARLKPVNGADKTVTAGNASGVNDGAAALILASADAVKKHGLTPRARVLGMASAGVAPRVMGIGPVPAVRKLTERLGIAVADFDVIELNEAFASQGLAVLRELGVADDAPQVNPNGGAIALGHPLGMSGARLVLTALHHLEKSGGRKGLATMCVGVGQGLALAIERV; translated from the coding sequence CTGATGCGTGACGTATTCATCTGCGACGCGATCCGTACCCCGATTGGCCGTTTCGGTGGCGCCTTGGCTGGTGTGCGCGCCGACGACCTGGCGGCGGTGCCGCTCAAGGCGCTGGTCGAGCGCAACCCGCAGGTTCGCTGGGATCAGCTCGACGAAGTGTTTCTCGGCTGCGCCAACCAGGCCGGCGAGGATAACCGCAACGTCGCGCGCATGGCGCTGCTGCTGGCTGGCCTGCCCGAGAGCATTCCCGGCGTGACCCTCAACCGCCTCTGCGCCTCGGGCATGGATGCGGTCGGCACGGCGTTTCGCGCCATCGCCAGTGGCGAGATGGAGCTGGCCATCGCTGGTGGCGTCGAGTCGATGTCGCGCGCGCCGTTCGTGATGGGCAAGGCCGAGAGTGGCTACTCGCGCAACATGAAGCTCGAAGACACCACCATCGGCTGGCGCTTTATCAACCCGTTGATGAAGGCTCAGTACGGTGTCGATGCCATGCCTGAGACTGCCGACAACGTTGCCGACGATCACCGGGTCTCGCGTGCTGACCAGGATGCCTTCGCCCTGCGCAGCCAGCAGAAGGCCGCCGCCGCCCAGGCAGCAGGTTTCTTCGCCGAGGAGATCGTGCCGGTGCGTATCGTCCACAAAAAGGGCGAAACCCTGGTCGAGCAGGATGAACACCTGCGCCCGGACACCACCCTGGAAGCGCTGGCCAGGCTCAAGCCGGTCAATGGCGCGGACAAGACCGTCACTGCTGGCAATGCGTCGGGTGTGAACGATGGCGCCGCGGCGCTGATCCTGGCATCGGCCGATGCGGTGAAGAAACACGGCCTGACCCCACGTGCCCGTGTCCTGGGTATGGCCAGCGCCGGCGTGGCGCCGCGGGTGATGGGCATAGGCCCCGTGCCTGCTGTGCGCAAGCTCACCGAGCGCCTGGGTATCGCCGTGGCTGATTTCGATGTGATCGAACTCAACGAAGCCTTTGCCAGCCAGGGCCTGGCGGTGCTGCGCGAGCTGGGCGTGGCGGACGATGCGCCTCAGGTCAACCCCAATGGCGGAGCGATCGCCCTGGGGCATCCGCTGGGCATGAGCGGCGCGCGGCTGGTGCTGACGGCGCTGCACCACCTGGAGAAGAGCGGCGGGCGCAAGGGCCTGGCAACCATGTGTGTCGGCGTGGGGCAGGGGTTGGCGCTGGCCATCGAGCGGGTTTGA
- a CDS encoding CoA-transferase subunit beta has translation MSYSTSEMMTVAAARRLRNGAVCFVGIGLPSKAANLARLTSSPDVVLIYESGPIGAKPSVLPLSIGDGELAETADTVVPTGEIFRYWLQGGRIDVGFLGAAQVDRFGNINTTVVGDYHAPKTRLPGAGGAPEIAGSAKQVLIILKQSPRAFVDKLDFITSVGHGEGGDSRKRLGLPGEGPVGIITDLCIMEPEVGTHEFVVTSIHPGVTREQIVAATGWAIRFADDVQATAEPSETELTALRDLEARTAAAHGQSAGEA, from the coding sequence ATGAGCTACTCCACCTCCGAAATGATGACCGTGGCCGCGGCCCGTCGCCTGCGTAACGGCGCCGTTTGCTTCGTGGGGATCGGCCTGCCGTCCAAGGCCGCCAACCTGGCGCGCCTGACCTCGTCGCCCGACGTGGTGCTGATCTATGAGTCTGGCCCGATCGGTGCCAAACCGAGTGTGTTGCCGCTGTCGATCGGCGATGGCGAGTTGGCTGAGACCGCTGACACCGTGGTGCCGACCGGCGAGATCTTCCGCTATTGGCTGCAGGGCGGTCGTATCGATGTGGGCTTCCTCGGCGCCGCCCAGGTCGACCGCTTCGGCAACATCAACACCACCGTGGTCGGTGATTACCACGCGCCCAAGACTCGCCTGCCGGGCGCGGGCGGTGCGCCAGAGATCGCAGGCTCCGCCAAGCAGGTGCTGATCATTCTGAAGCAGTCGCCGCGCGCTTTCGTCGACAAGCTCGACTTCATCACCTCGGTCGGGCACGGCGAGGGCGGCGATTCGCGCAAGCGCCTGGGCCTGCCCGGCGAGGGGCCGGTGGGCATCATCACCGACCTGTGCATCATGGAGCCGGAAGTCGGCACCCACGAATTCGTCGTTACCTCGATCCATCCGGGCGTGACCCGCGAACAGATCGTCGCCGCCACCGGCTGGGCGATTCGCTTTGCCGATGACGTGCAGGCCACCGCCGAGCCGAGCGAGACAGAATTGACCGCCCTGCGTGATCTTGAAGCCCGTACTGCAGCAGCCCATGGCCAGAGCGCAGGAGAAGCCTGA
- a CDS encoding CoA transferase subunit A, with protein MAAILSLHDAVKQFVHDGDSVALEGFTHLIPTAAGHEIIRQGKRDLTLVRMTPDLIYDQLIGAGCARKLIFSWGGNPGVGSLHRLRDAVEKQWPHAIEIEEHSHADLANAYVAGASGLPFAVLRAYAGSDLPKVNPLIKSVTCPFTGEVLAAVPSVRPDVTVIHAQKADRKGNVLLWGILGVQKEAALAAKRCIVTVEEIVDDLQAPMNACVLPTWALSAVCLVPGGAHPSYAHGYYERDNRFYQAWDPIARNRESFTAWIDTYIRGTTDFTEFKRKLEAEQ; from the coding sequence ATGGCAGCAATCCTCTCGCTTCATGATGCCGTGAAGCAGTTCGTCCACGACGGCGACAGCGTTGCCCTCGAAGGTTTCACCCACCTGATTCCAACCGCCGCCGGTCACGAAATCATCCGCCAGGGCAAACGCGACCTCACGCTGGTGCGCATGACCCCGGACCTGATCTACGACCAACTGATCGGTGCCGGTTGTGCGCGCAAACTGATCTTCTCGTGGGGCGGCAACCCGGGGGTCGGCTCGCTGCATCGCCTGCGCGACGCCGTGGAGAAACAATGGCCGCACGCGATCGAGATCGAAGAGCACAGCCATGCCGACCTGGCCAACGCCTACGTTGCCGGCGCCTCCGGCCTGCCGTTCGCGGTATTGCGTGCCTACGCCGGCTCCGACCTGCCCAAGGTCAACCCGCTGATCAAGTCGGTCACTTGCCCTTTCACGGGCGAAGTGCTGGCTGCCGTGCCTTCGGTTCGCCCGGATGTCACCGTGATCCACGCGCAGAAAGCCGACCGCAAGGGCAACGTGCTGCTGTGGGGCATCCTCGGGGTGCAGAAGGAAGCGGCCTTGGCCGCCAAGCGCTGCATCGTCACAGTCGAGGAAATCGTCGACGACCTGCAAGCGCCGATGAACGCCTGCGTACTGCCGACCTGGGCGCTCAGTGCAGTGTGCCTGGTACCGGGCGGCGCGCATCCGTCCTACGCCCATGGCTACTACGAGCGTGACAACCGCTTCTACCAGGCCTGGGACCCGATCGCGCGCAACCGCGAATCCTTCACGGCCTGGATCGACACCTACATCCGCGGTACCACCGACTTCACCGAATTCAAGCGCAAGCTGGAGGCTGAACAATGA
- a CDS encoding MFS transporter, whose protein sequence is MNKPQTAVGNCLDVQSFINDQPLSRYQWRVVILCFLIVFLDGLDTAAMGFIAPALSQEWGIDRASLGPVMSAALIGMVFGALGSGPLADRFGRKGVLVGAVLVFGGFSLASAYASNVDQLLVLRFLTGLGLGAGMPNATTLLSEYTPERLKSLLVTSMFCGFNLGMAGGGFISAKLIPAYGWHSLLVLGGVLPLLLAVVLLVWLPESARFLVVRNRGTDKVRKTLAPIAPAVVAQAASFSVPEQKAVAARNVFAVIFSGTYGLGTVLLWLTYFMGLVIVYLLTSWLPTLMRDSGASLETAAFIGALFQFGGVLSAVAVGWAMDRFNPHKVIGIFYLLAGVFAYAVGQSLGNITLLAILVLVAGMCVNGAQSAMPSLAARFYPTQGRATGVSWMLGIGRFGAILGAWSGATLLGLGWTFEQVLTALLVPAALATVGVIVKGLVSHADAT, encoded by the coding sequence ATGAACAAACCGCAAACTGCTGTCGGCAACTGCCTCGATGTACAGTCGTTCATCAACGACCAGCCGCTGTCCCGCTATCAATGGCGGGTGGTGATCCTGTGCTTCCTGATTGTCTTCCTCGATGGCCTGGACACCGCAGCGATGGGGTTCATCGCTCCGGCGCTGTCCCAGGAGTGGGGGATCGACCGTGCCAGCCTGGGCCCGGTAATGAGCGCCGCACTGATTGGCATGGTCTTCGGCGCCCTGGGTTCCGGGCCGCTGGCAGACCGCTTCGGTCGCAAGGGCGTGCTGGTAGGCGCGGTACTGGTGTTCGGCGGTTTCAGCCTGGCCTCGGCGTACGCCAGCAATGTCGATCAACTACTGGTGCTGCGTTTCCTGACAGGCCTCGGCCTGGGCGCTGGCATGCCCAATGCCACGACCCTGCTGTCCGAATACACCCCGGAGCGCTTGAAGTCGCTGCTGGTGACCAGCATGTTCTGCGGCTTCAACCTGGGCATGGCCGGTGGTGGCTTCATCTCTGCCAAGCTTATCCCAGCCTACGGCTGGCACAGCCTGCTGGTGCTGGGCGGTGTGCTGCCGTTGCTGCTGGCGGTGGTGCTGCTGGTGTGGTTGCCGGAGTCGGCGCGTTTTCTGGTGGTGCGCAATCGCGGCACCGACAAGGTGCGCAAGACGCTTGCCCCGATCGCTCCGGCCGTGGTTGCCCAGGCCGCGAGCTTCAGCGTGCCGGAGCAGAAGGCCGTGGCTGCGCGCAACGTCTTCGCGGTCATTTTCTCTGGCACATATGGCCTGGGCACGGTGCTGCTATGGCTGACCTACTTCATGGGCCTGGTGATCGTCTACCTGCTGACCAGTTGGCTGCCGACGCTGATGCGCGACAGTGGCGCCAGCCTTGAAACAGCAGCCTTCATCGGTGCGCTGTTCCAGTTCGGCGGCGTACTCAGCGCCGTGGCGGTGGGCTGGGCGATGGACCGCTTCAATCCGCACAAGGTCATCGGCATTTTCTACCTGCTGGCCGGGGTGTTTGCCTACGCGGTGGGTCAAAGCCTGGGCAACATCACGTTGCTGGCCATTCTGGTGCTGGTCGCGGGGATGTGCGTGAACGGAGCACAGTCGGCGATGCCGTCGCTGGCAGCGCGATTCTATCCGACCCAGGGGCGTGCCACGGGGGTGTCGTGGATGCTGGGCATTGGCCGTTTCGGCGCGATTCTCGGAGCCTGGAGCGGGGCGACGCTGCTGGGGCTGGGCTGGACCTTCGAGCAGGTGCTGACCGCGCTTCTGGTGCCGGCGGCGCTGGCGACCGTCGGGGTTATCGTCAAAGGCTTGGTGAGTCACGCTGACGCCACCTGA
- the pcaR gene encoding pca regulon transcriptional regulator PcaR, whose amino-acid sequence MNDETNASTPSDPQRAVSPSLAPPIVASPAKRIQAFTGDPDFMTSLARGLAVIQAFQERKRHLTIAQISHRTEIPRAAVRRCLHTLIKLGYATSDGRTYSLLPKVLTLGHAYLSSTPLAVSAQPYLDRISEQLHEAANMATLEGDDILYIARSATVERLISVDLSVGGRLPAYCTSMGRILLAALDDTSLREYFERADLKARTSRTLHDPESLFACIQQVRAQGWCVVDQELEQGLRSIAVPIYDASGQVLAALNVSTHVGRVTRNELEQRFLPILLSASRDLCHQLFG is encoded by the coding sequence ATGAACGATGAAACCAACGCTTCCACGCCCAGCGATCCGCAGCGTGCCGTCTCGCCTTCCCTGGCACCGCCGATCGTCGCATCGCCGGCCAAGCGCATTCAGGCGTTCACCGGCGACCCCGACTTCATGACCTCTCTGGCCCGGGGGCTGGCGGTGATCCAGGCCTTCCAGGAGCGCAAGCGCCACCTGACCATTGCCCAGATCAGCCACCGCACGGAAATCCCCCGCGCCGCAGTGCGTCGTTGTCTGCACACCTTGATCAAACTCGGTTACGCCACTTCCGACGGACGTACCTATTCGTTGCTGCCCAAGGTGCTGACGTTGGGGCATGCCTACCTCTCCTCGACGCCGCTGGCCGTCTCGGCCCAGCCCTACCTGGACCGTATCAGCGAGCAACTGCACGAAGCGGCGAACATGGCGACCCTCGAAGGCGACGACATTCTCTACATCGCCCGCTCGGCGACGGTGGAGCGTCTGATTTCGGTCGACCTGTCGGTGGGTGGCCGCCTACCGGCCTATTGCACCTCCATGGGCCGAATCCTCCTGGCGGCACTGGACGACACCAGCCTGCGCGAGTACTTCGAGCGCGCCGATCTCAAGGCTCGAACCAGCCGCACCTTGCATGATCCCGAGTCGCTGTTCGCCTGTATCCAACAGGTGCGCGCCCAGGGCTGGTGTGTGGTCGACCAGGAGCTGGAGCAGGGGTTGCGCTCGATCGCCGTGCCGATCTATGACGCTTCAGGGCAAGTGCTGGCAGCACTGAATGTCAGCACCCACGTCGGACGGGTGACGCGCAACGAACTGGAACAGCGCTTCTTGCCCATACTGTTGTCGGCCAGCCGAGATCTTTGCCATCAGTTGTTCGGTTGA